The genomic interval GcagataaatattttcttttgtcTGTCATGTAAATTCATTCTATTACTTTCTTTTTCAGTTGTTAGAAATCATTCAAGAATATGATTATGATCAGCGTAGAGCTTTCTTGCAATTTGTAACTGGAGCACCTCGCCTTGCACATGGAGGCTTAGCCGCTCTTAACCCAAAGCTAACAGTAGTTCGAAAGGTTAGAATTCATGCAGTTGGGTAATGCACTGGCTGTATAGTTTGCCGAACAATTAACTTCTTATTCTTTATTGCAGCACTCTAGTTTTGATGCTGATCTGGACTTGCCGAGTGTCATGACTTGTGCAAATTATCTAAAGCTCCCACCTTACTCATCTAAAGTATgctctcttattttcctttttgaTCAATATACTCACTTTCTTGGATGACTCCTTGAAACATATAACCCCTCCACTGCATCTACGTATATTTGACTGAAAATTTCtgtcttttcaaaatttatctgaTTGTAGTTCGCCTTTAAAATGATTGTGACATTTGGTTTATGGATTTTCTCTTAAGTTTGAAAAAGAGAGTAAAACAACAAGTTTGCAACCTCCTTTGTCAAATTGTCCTCCCCCTCAAACAACTATTGATCATTCTACTTGTTCCTAGTTTGGTTGAACCCATTTTGCCGAAATTTTCCTACCAAACAAACTGTATGTTAGCAAATCAGTTTCTCTTTTCAGATGCGAACAATTTACTGATGTCTTGTGTACTttgttatttttcttcttctaatttTATGGTGCAAATTGCAAATATAACCTAGGGGAAATTAAAAGGGCTTCCTTTGTTTTCAAAAACATCAAATAGGTGCCCCTATTTTTCATGATTATTAAAGGGGTGCTGTATCATCTCTAATATGCTCATTAGGCCTTTCATCCTAATTTGTTGAAAAGTGAATAATTTCATTGAAGTTTTTTCTTTTGTCTAATTTGAAACAAAAATTGCTCTAGTTTCTCCTTTAATTCTAGACTTGTTACAAGAGAAATATATTCACACTTTCAGCTAAAAATTTTCAAGTGTCTTTAAATAATTAACAACTTGGAAAGTTAATATTCACGCATAGTTTCTACGATGATTTTTACCTCAAACTAGCAAAGTGACCATTTCAATGAAACTATTCAGTTTGGCACAATTAATAAGAATTAAAATGGATGTAAAGTAAATCTTTCAAGTGATGAGGGCGTCCTAATGAAAATAATCAAAATAGGgatgttttttttctttgtgGGTTTGGACTGGTCATCCCTGTATTAATCAGTGTGAAATGCTAAATACctgatattttttttagttgacatCAGATATCCAGAAAATAGGGAAGCTCTTCGAAATGCTAGATActtgatgtttttttttgttgGCATCAGATATTCAGAAATAGGGATGTTCTTAAAAATAGATAATGCCGTTTGGATTTTTTGCAATGTAACATACTCAAAGCAAACTCATGGTACCTTATGTTTTGGCTGCCCTATTGAATGAATGGTTTAAGTACattgcataaatatttcattgtTATACTAATCAGGTCTCAATTCTTCTGCAGGAGATAATGAGAGAGAGATTGCTATATGCGATAACCGAAGGTCAGGGATCGTTTCACCTATCATAGGCAATCAGCTGCAAGATGACTCATAATCTTTAATTCATCCTGTGGATATGACTCAGACTCAGAAGGATAGTGACACTGTGAATATATTGGGTTAGCAGTTGTACATTAGCCGCAAGAAGAAGCCTTCTCAGCCTCAGCACTTCATTGTACATAGTTCAGTCAGGTGACTAAGGAGCATTTTGCAAGCACAGAATTGTTGACGAGTTATTAGTCTCAATAAGTCATGTCTATTCTACAATGTCAGCCCAGGAATAAAGTTGTGTATATTATGAGCTATTAAGTTTTTAGTCATGTTTATTCCCATAATTACATGGAATCCTGTTATTGTGTCCATAAGTATTTGATAATGAAGACTTGTCCTCCTATAGCTGAAGATTTATCGTAAGTTTGATTAGTTCATTCTTGTGAAAAATGTTTCATCCATCTGTTGTTTATTTTGAAGTGGTTTAATGCCAATCCCTCTGGAGCTTTATCTATCAACAGTTGGGGCTCAGCTGCTTAACTACACATAATGTAAAATAATATATCTTGTTTAAAAAAATTGAGCAAATTTTCAGATCAAGATGCAAATTTCAAGTTGGAActctacttaaaaaaaaatacttaggaATATGAAAATTATTATTCATTCAAAGTTACAacttcaagaattgaaaattcaaataaattcTCCTGGAATTATGGTGCAGCGGTCCAGTCCTCCAAatgattaattaaataataaaaaacattGCAGATTTGTCTTGGTCACCGCttgaatagataaataaaaatagaaggtGAGACGGAAAAACACTTTTTGAAAATTTAGAAAGTTTGGtgtgaattttagaaaattattttgcaGTTATTGATTTAGTCAGGGGCATTTTGTGCACCCAAGTGGGGGAAGGAAGGAGTGTGGTGGTTTGGGAATTTAAAAAGCAAAGAGAGTTTTTGAGAATTTCTCCCAAAAAACAATAAATTTTGGGCCCAATTGAAAATTTCTATACAACGTCGACCGACCTCCTCAACCCTGCCATccctttaattttaaaatgactttGTTTGTTTTTTCTCTTTTAAACAAACAATAACATTGACAGCTCCTTCCCTCCTCCGCCTGCTCGTCTACCCAGCGGGATTTGGATCCACGTCTCGCCTTCTGCGCTTTCAGACGTGTCCTCAAATACCCACCATCCGCTTCTGGTGCAATCGCCCAGAAAAAGTCGTCACCTTTCTCCTTCTGATAAGCTTCTGTCGTTCCTCGCCAAAGCCGCTGCGGTTGCGCCGATTCAGGTCTCCTCCGGAAGGGATTCAAGTCTTTTCTCGCCTTTTTTGGTGTAAATTTCGATTCTTTCGGACCGTCGAAGTTGTGGAGCTTATTTTACCCTAGGCGGAACTTCTTTTTTGCAGTTCACTCGAAATCTTCAGCTCCGTGTTGAAATTTGGGATTTTTGTTGGGGGTTCAAGGATTGGAGGCTGAAAGGTTTTGTTATTTTCAGTTCTCTGAGTTTGTAAGTTGGGATTTGAGACAATCGGCGGGAGTCGAGAGGTAATTTTTCTTTGGCGTAAATACTTCAAGATGAGCTGCTTTCCTTGTTTCTTGAAGAAGAATTTCCCGAACGCCGACTTATCTCCAGTTGCACGCGCGGTTAAGGTCCATGAAGTGACGAAATGGCCTGGTGAGTTTTTTTTCCCATTCAGGATAAAAAACTGAACATTGATTGCATTTTGTTGGTTGTCTGTGAATCGATTGTTCATATATACCACTATGTTATGTTTGTTAATTTCTTCCTCATGTTTTCAATCAAAAACAATAAACCCTATATTCTATTGCACCAGTGCTGATTTATAGATAACATTAAGTTGTCATTATTTTTGTCCTTTTGCGGTTAACAACAACCATAAGAAGGAGAACAATCTCTTGCCTTTTGAAGAAGGTGAACAATAGAAACTCAATACCCAGAATTTCTTTATAAGCAAAAGTTCATGCAAAACAAGGTAAAAGTTTTGGAGAGCACATTATTCACTTTATAGTTTCCATTCGTCCGACTTTGATTGCTGAGAATTTTGTATGCGAATTTGCACATTATTGTGGAGAAACATATATGGAAAAATATTTAGATCTCGTATCATTTTGAACTATTAGATGAATTATGGTACTTGGAAATTTAACATGGTGTTTGAAAGTTCGTGCCTACAATTTAACATCGGGTTAGGCTTGAGCTATTTCAGCAGGAAATATAAAATCAATCATTGACATGCATCTGCTCAACCAGAGCACCCCAGCATCAGAGATTCTTATTCTCTTGAAGAGTTGATGAAAATAGATTGCACCACAACTTGGAATGCAGACGTCTTTTCTTTTGCCTTTTATTACTTCTTGATTATCCCTTCCTAAAGTTTCTTAGACTATGAAGTGCCTAAGGTAATACAATAGTTGAAGTAGATGGATTGTGAATCCATTTAGGAATTTTTCCTAAAACTCTACCTGAGCACTACCTTTTATACTTTCTATACTTGCCGTCCAAAATATGGACAGATCATGTTAAATTTCTTCTAAGCGTATAAATATTCCTGCTAAGCAGCATATCACTTGATATTATTCTATCAGTCTGAATTGAATAGACAGTTTCACAACCTAGAAAGTGATGCTAAAAAAATAAGTGTGTTGATAAGTAACTATGTCAACTCACATGCCTAGTCGTATTCTTACTTGACTTGTGTCATGCAGAGTATCCCCTGGAGAAAGTTCCTACTCATGAAACTCAAAATGATGCTGGAAAAGAAAATGTTGCTGCCGAGAGATTCACATTCCGTGAACTCGCTTCTGCTACCAAGAATTTTAAACCAGAATGTCTTTTGGGAGAAGGAGGGTTTGGTAGGGTTTACAAGGGTTTACTCGAGAAGACTAGAGAAGTAATTGACtgatttatttaatataatatatttttgcgATATAGTTATTTACAGGTCTCTGAATTTGATGCTTAGGTTATAGCTGTTAAGCAGCTAGACAGGAATGGCTTCCAAGGCAACAAAGAATTCCTTGTTGAAGTATTGATTCTCAGTCTTCTCCATCATGAAAATCTAATCAAGCTTATTGGATACTGTGCTGATGGTGATCAAAGGCTTCTGGTCTATGAGTATATGCCTAACGGCTCCTTAGAAGATCATTTGCTCGGTATTCTATCATTACAGTAGTTTTATTACTTCCATGAATACGATTGTGGCATTTAGCAGATCTTCACAACTTCTTTTGATAGTTTTTAAACTAAATTTGTATATGACGTTCTCAGCATGGTGTACAAAAAGACTCCCGTTCCCTttaactaactttattttgtcgAAAGGATTCTTTCTTACTTTGCTGTCCAATGCTCCTTGCTTCATACttgattttcaatttcatttgcgACGATTATTTGTAATTTGTGAAATGATCCTCTTAACCAACTGCTTTGTAGTTCTCCAAAGGCAGCAGCTCTTTCTTATACTCTTTTTACGAAGTTTAATGGTTTATGCAAGCTTCATAGGCAATTTTATATTTTATCAAATACCCTGTGATTTTTCTTCCAGTTTACTAATTTACTTTGCTACAAAAGTGCTTGAACCTTAAACATTTTATATCATTTGGTAATTATTCTGTGCTAGTTTGTCATACGATGATTAGGCAAAGCTTCTCTAGTTTAAATGAGTTTAACAGAGTGAAATCTTGTTGCCAGATATCTCAGCCGATCAGAATCCTCTAAGCTGGTATGCTAGGATGAAAATAGCTCATGGTGCCGCTCAAGGCCTGGAGTATTTGCACGAGAAAGCCAATCCGCCGGTGATCTATCGTGATCTTAAATCATCGAATATTCTACTTAATGAAAATTTTGTTGCAAAGCTCTCTGATTTTGGGCATGCAAAGCTGGGTTCCGTAGGGGATAAAATCCATGTTTCTTCAGCATTGATGGGCACATATGGATACTGTGCGCCCGAAGATGTAAGAGCAGGTCAGCTTACTTTGAAGTCAGATGTCTACAGTTTCGGTGTTGTTATGCTCGAGCTAATCACAGGGAGGAGGGCAATTGACACTGCTAAGCCAACAGATGAACAGAACCTTGTTGCTTGGGTATGAAATCATGTAAATTAGTATAGCATCAAAACCATCCTTTTATTTGCTAGATAAAGATGTACCTTATTTTTCACTATTTAAGCTAATCCCGTTTGTTTCTCCTATCAACAGGCAATGCCCTTGTTAAAGGACCAGAAGAGATTCCCAGAGTTAGTAGATCCACTCCTACAAGGGGACTATCCAGCAAAGGGCCTGGGCCAAGCAGCTGCTGTTGCTGCAATGTGTCTCCAAGAAGAGCCTTCGGTTCGCCCACTAATGACCGATGTTGTCGTGGCACTAAGCTTTCTTACAACCGAATAAACCTGTCGTCAACGATAACTGTCATTCCAGGACCATTATTTTGTTAAACATCATGAGAACGTGTGAGGATTTAAGATTCTGGGAATCTCTCTAAAAGAGCTATTTGACAGAAGATATCAAATTAACCTGCTCCACACAGTTTGTACCCTGACCTTGGTTTTGTGTGCATATCTTGCTCCTCATAAGTCACAACGTTGGTTATTTGATCTTGCTGCAAGTTTTTGACAAATCTCAATTGAGAAGTTAGAAAGTAGAATAAACATATAGCAGATCTTAGAACTTGGCTTCTTGTTATGTCAATCCACCAGAAGCAGCGGATATCGCCTGTTGAACCGCCCTGTTCTTTGTAGGTTGTCACACACTTGTCAttatggcaaaaggtgaatacgctcgcctccAGTGTCCTCGTCAATCCGTTtcaggaccaacacggaggaggtaaattacggattATTAGCCTTTGGAGGTAAATTACGGAttattagcctttggaatagtgagtCACACACTTGTCATTTCACCTTCAACAGGTGGATTTGACCATTCTGGATTTCCTCTGTGAAAcaattttttctcatttttttttataagtcgCAAGAGAAATTTAGGAATATCTCAAATAATTTCATGACAAGGAAACAATTGCAAAAGCGATCAAGAATCATCAACATATGCCAAAAGGCTCAAAACAAATGTTGCAAAAAGTGAAATCCGCCACCCCAACGGCTCCACATGTTGGCCCCACGATCATATGCGAGGAAGTAAATCGGAAAACTATAGTTGGTTAGTGCGGAGACAAAAGTCCCAAAACAAGCTCTTATGATTAATGAAGCAACAGCTACAGATAAGAGTAAATCTGTCAAGCTCTTATGATTAATGAAGCTAAATCTGTTCTAGGCGAGCTGGAAACTCTCCAGGACTCGCAACTGTGCACAAAGGAACATCAACTCAACTCACAATATCCTGATGCAGAAATCAAATACATAATCACACAACACTTTGTTTGCTTTCAGGAcaaaaaagaaatacaactatgAAATATTTACATGGTTTGTACACGTACAATGCTCTGTGGTAAATTGCATACCCAAACTACATACTCACgatgacaacaacaacaacaaaagttACTATAAGATATGTGCATGCTAGGTTAGATCTGCCTTTGCTGATGTGAATGCCTAGCAAAAGTGTGAAACCTCATTTGTCAATGGTACGAGAAGGAAAGCCATCTATGTTGCAGTGCTTCACTAGCTGTTGGTCTCCTACTAGGGTTTATTTGGAGCAAATAAGAAAGGAAATCAACAAATTCAGTATCGGAATCTTGCAGCTGTTGTGACAATGAGGACCTCTCTGGTATCAGGTACTCCATTTGATGCATTTCCTGAAAAACATATGGAGATGAGGATATATTCGAAAGTGCAACAAGAGTACAGAGTAGCAAATGTCTATCATAGATTGTTGGCTACTGCATCAATAAAATATACATTTGATGATGATTTCAAATAGATTTCTCATTTCGAATAATATATGCAAGATTTTGGTTGCATTTAACAGTTGAACATACAATGTCTTCTTGGCAAAGCATCTACAAGTGAATATCTCAAAGAAGACAGTTTTTTTTCTCTTTCGAACTGGCACGAATATGATAAGACCGAGAAAGTTTCGGTCTAGAAAATGCTGATGGCCCAAGTTGGAGAATACTGATCAGCCCGTGGCTGTCAAATAGATGCATAGGGACGAGATATAGTGTCTTCCTTTTAAGATCTCTGCTTACATTAAGCAGGTTGAACCAGGAACCAAGAGAGATTGGCTTCAACTTTAATGAACCTTCTCCCACAGCGAAATATCAATGCAATATTTGCAAGCCTAGGGTTAGAAGTGAAATGGGTAAATAAGCGAAAATATGCTTCTGAGCCACTGCATTTGATCATTATCACGTTAAGGGATCTAACTAACTGGGTTTTCATTTTTTCTTTAGCATGTAACTTTCCAAATAAGGGAGAGTATACCTATTGCTGATTTGCTGGTCCTCAATTAATTAACTATACAATAAATCTGATTAAACATATTGACACATGTTGAGGTTCCTTTACCTTTAATTTAACTGAGCTCACAATTTTCTTTTTACCTATGtcaattatttttacaaaaatggAGATGTTAGTATGTTACCTATTGTTGTTCCACAATAAATTACTTACACAATAAATCCGATTAAATAGATAGAAAAATGTAGGCTTGTGCTATTTCCTGATCTTGCAGTGCTGTTAACATTTATAATTAAATATGGTCTAAGGAAATCTAGCAGGCATAATTTACAATGAAAAATATGAGTGGAACAGACAGGTAATTCATTTTCATTTAGGATGGGTGGAGAGACCTCGTTCAGATGATATAGATCAAAACTTTCAGTGAAATATTTGCTCGTTTCCTGTCCCAGTACAAGCATCTCCTCATCAATTGGACCAAGGATCCCCATTATCCGAGCAAGTATCAAGGGGACTGAGTCATTTGGAAATAGCACCTGATGTTGGAAGGTAAATTATTATCTGAAtatcatgaaaaataaaataagcaaTAACTTAGTAGATCAGAGAAGATTACAACTTTCCACCAAAACATGTTTAGCAATATTCCTTTTCTGGAAGTTCTATAACACCTTTCTAAAGTTCTAAAAAAAAGTCCATAGACTTGATGTCGAGCCCACATCCAAACAGCCTTTGAAAACATGTGGGATGATTTTTCATCTCGAGAATATTAAGGGTAGAGTGATCTCAATAGACCCATGAGACATGGAAAAATGTTCAAATTAACTTTGATTTATTCCAACAATTTGCCAGAGCATGAAAACTGATTGCTAGAACTAAGATTGATACAAAAGGAACTAAACCATAAACAATACCTGCCTAAAAAAATTATCGGTGGATCAAGTGTAATTGCATGATACTCTGAAGGCAAACTATAAAAAATGGATTGGTATGCAACAATAAAAAATGCATTATATCAACGAAACATTATGATCCTTTCTTTCATTTGTCATAAAAAAAGGTTTATGCTCTTGACCAATATGTGCAGAAGAGTGGACTTTATAAATCTAACTTTAGAATATGTGCATAAGAGTACATTTTATAGATtttaactttagaaatataaaacttACGTTACCAGTGTGCAGTTCAGCCAGGATGCAACCTAGAGACCAAATATCAATCTTCTGATCAAAAGGGAGACCTAGGATAACTTCCGGGGCTCTATAAGAACGAGATTGCACATATACAGAAAAGTTGTCTGTCTCAAAGCAGCTGCTTCCGAGATCAATAACCTTAATTTCacatcttctatagctcttgaTAAGGATATTCTCAGGCTTCAGATCACAATGAATTATCCTCAGATGGTGGAGGAACTCTAAAGCCTCTAGACATTGTCGAGCTATAGCCTGCCACAAATGAATAATACAGTGCAATCTGGTATCAAAGAATAAAACAACCTTAAAAAGATTATAGTAGAAAAGAGTTTTTAAACACAAACTACCCTAATAGCAGCTTCtaggatattaaaaaaaaaagaatttatagATTCAGGAATTGATTCCTGACTAGGTTTAGAACATGCTGCAACTAGGATGTTGATGAAATTCAAGGTTATGAGTCTTATATATAGAATTTGATGATTAGATTATTGATCCAAAAAAACATTGTAATAGATGACAAATACTGAACAACAAATCACTGTCATGATCTACAATGTGTCAATCACGTACCTGTATTCTAGGCAATGTGTAGTATTCC from Zingiber officinale cultivar Zhangliang chromosome 6B, Zo_v1.1, whole genome shotgun sequence carries:
- the LOC121992801 gene encoding probable serine/threonine-protein kinase PBL26; the encoded protein is MSCFPCFLKKNFPNADLSPVARAVKVHEVTKWPEYPLEKVPTHETQNDAGKENVAAERFTFRELASATKNFKPECLLGEGGFGRVYKGLLEKTREVIAVKQLDRNGFQGNKEFLVEVLILSLLHHENLIKLIGYCADGDQRLLVYEYMPNGSLEDHLLDISADQNPLSWYARMKIAHGAAQGLEYLHEKANPPVIYRDLKSSNILLNENFVAKLSDFGHAKLGSVGDKIHVSSALMGTYGYCAPEDVRAGQLTLKSDVYSFGVVMLELITGRRAIDTAKPTDEQNLVAWAMPLLKDQKRFPELVDPLLQGDYPAKGLGQAAAVAAMCLQEEPSVRPLMTDVVVALSFLTTE